One Archangium violaceum genomic window, CCCGGCGCATGAGCTGGTTGTTGTCGCCAGGTAGGGACTGGCCCTGAGATGGGATGGATGCGCACCAGGACACCTGGCGCGCGTCCAGTTGTTGCCGCGATGTTGGTGGGTGAAGGCCGGAAGGTCGTGCGAGGACTTCCGGTCTTCCTGGACGTGATTGCGCACCAGCCCACAGGCACTGGTCATACGAATATTGAGCGAGTTGGCCGGCCTTTTCATCGAGCGTCATCTGTCGCAGCAGCTTCTCGACCCGGCGATTCAGCTCGGCTCCAGCCAGTTGCGTGTTGGACGGCGGTGGGCCGCTCCCGCTCCGAAGGAGAAGAGGAGCGCAACGATTCCGTTGGCTCTCGCGCTTCGCCTCAGCGCCTGCCGGGATGGAACCCCGGCCTGTCGTCACGCGGGCGGACTGGTCGGTCGCCTCGATCTCCGGGGCGCGTGCTTCACCGGCATCCGGCGTGCCAGCGTCGGGCAGGGGAGCCGCACGTCAGGCAGGGCGCCGCCGGAGTCAGCCAGAGTACCTCCGTCGCCTGGCGCCGGAGTGCAGCGCTCCGGCTCCCCCTGACAGGAACTCCAGCTTCCGAGGGGCTCCGAGACAAGGCTGTCCTCGCCGACGCCCCGAACCGGCCTGAGCAGCTTTCCTTCTTGAGCTGCTGGGCGAGGGAGTTCGTCTCGCCTACCTGCTTCATCAGCTCGAGCTGGGCTTCGCGCCAGTCGATGTGCTCCTCGGTGTCCTCGAGGATCGTCTCCAGCATCTCGCGGCTGCCGTTGTCCGCCAGCGAGCGGCACCTCTCGATGCCCTCGTTGAGGCGCTTCTGCGAGCCGAACTCCAGGTCCAGCTCCAGGCGGATCCCCCTCCCGCGCTGCTGTTGGCGAACGTGAAGGGAGCAGGAGGGGTGAGAGCGATAGTGGAGCACCTGGGGCCCCCGACAGGAGCGAGCCTGGCCCCGGCGCGACAGCCCCCTCAGGCCGCGTGGTGTTGAGGTTCGAGCCGCCACAGCCAACAGGCCCACGCCCCCTGTCGCCCCTTTCTGGGAGGGCGGCCTGAACAAGCGTGCGGCGCAAGGTCTTTCCCTGTGCCGGCCGGGTCGGTCCATGCGCGGGCTTGTCAGGAACACCGGCCGGCCAGCGTCCTGTCGCGCGCCAACCCCTTCCGGAAAGCAGGTTCCGTTGAATCTCGCCTCTTCGCTTCGTCTCCAGCTTGGACTGTCCCTTCTTCTGTGCACGGCGGGGCCTTCCCTGTCCGCTCATGCCGGTCCCAGTACTCCTTCCGAGTCCCTTTTCACCGGATGTACGGCGGAGCCGCTCGGGAACGAGGGGTGGAGCTACGAGTGCAGCAGCTTCAACGCCATCATCTCCGACCACCCGGGAGTCTCCGCCGAGAGCCTGTGGGAGAACAGTCGCCGTATCTTCGAGGGGCAGGCCGCGGGCCGGATGAAATTCGAGGAAGAGTCAGCGACGCTGGCGGGCCGGAAGGCTCGCATCCTGCGCATGAGTGCGAAGGCGCCGGAGGACCAGGAGAAGTCGGCGTTCGCTGTCCTGTCGGTGGAGGGAAGGGGAGGGCGGCGTGTCCTCTGCAAGACGACCTTGGAACAGCAGGCGCTCTGTGGGCGTGTGCTGGAGAAGCTCGCGGGCAACGGCTGGAGGGCCGCACCCGAGGCAGGGGCCACCGTGAAGCAACCGGAGTCGGCGCTCGCGGGCCGGGAGCTCTCCGCTCCTGCTGGATGCAAGCTCCTGGCGGGTGACGGCGACGGACGGATCGAATGCGGTGACGGCTCACGTCTCGATTGGACTCATCTCCCCGAGGCTTCCCGCCTGAAGCGGTTCGTGCGGGATGGCGTGGAGACGTTCAAGGACATCGGCCGGGTTCCGTATGTGGAATCAATCATCCCTTGTGCCATCGAAGGCGTCAGGACGGAGTGCACGCACCTGCGCCTGCTCGACCCCGCCGGACGGCGTGATGTGTATTTCGCGGGCACCGAGGTGCGCGGCCTGGCGATCTTCATCTCGTGCATCTCCGGCGGCTCCTCACGGGAGTTGCCCCAGGCCTGCCAGCAGGTGCTGAGCTTCCGCTGAGCCCCCCGAGGGTCCCTGGTCCCCAGGGTGAGGAGCCCCGCCTGCTCCAACTGTCGCAGTTCCGCTGCCGGCTCCAGACCGGTGGGATCACGAGGTGCACGGCGGCAACCTCAGACAATCCGGCACCGCGCTGCCGCTCGCCAGCCCGGCCATCCGTCCACTGAGCGGGCCGGGCACTGCCGGGGGAGCGGAACAGGAAGGGCTGGCGCGGCTCCATGCTGGAATGAGCGACGGAGATCGCCCGTCCTGAAGGGAGAAAGGGGGCCCGGTAGTCCCAGGTGGCGAAGGGCAATGGGGCTTCGGACGGCTCGGTGCGCAAGGCGATGCCGAAGGGACTGGCGCCGGTACTTCGCCGAGCAGCACGCTCGGCCAGCCGGGTCGGAGCGACGGCGGGACTCGCCAGCTCCGTCCCGTCCACAGCCCACGGCAACTCCAGGTACGCGTTGTCGAAGCAATAGCAGACGTTGGTGGTTCCCTGACGTGGCAGAGGCTGACGCGCGCGTGGCTCCTGGCCGCCAGTCTAGCGCAGAACCCACTCGTCAATCCGCGGTCTACGAGATCCCGCGCTCGGGCAAGACAGAGGGCTTGCCGGCGCGGCGCGAGCTGCCGCCGGTCGCCTTCCTCTCCCATCCAGACGGATGGATCCGGCTGCATCCGCTCGTCATCGCTGTCGAAGAGGGGCCGCGCGCTCCGGGGCGCCTTCACGTCACCGCTCGACTCGAGTGTTCCAGGGTCACCATCAGAAAGGCTCCGCGTCGTCGACCGGTGAGCATCGCGAAGGTTCGTCACGGCCACTACGCCAGCGCCCCGGTCGGGCCCAGGGCGCTGGCCGGTCAGCTGGCCGCACGTGCGTCGGCGGGCGCATCGACCTTGTCGCCGGGCACCTTCGGTACGTGAAAGACAATCAGCCGCACCTTGTGTGGCACCGGCATCGCGCCGTGCACGTCATTGGGTTCCAGCACGAGCAGGTCTCCGGGCTGAAGGTGGAGCAGCTTGCCATTGACCCAGTAGTCGGCCGCATCGAGGAAGTAGAAGATCTCGTGGAGCGACTGGTGGTGATGTCTTCCCTCGGTGAAGTGCGCGGGGTGCTCGACGAACAGAATGGCCGTCTGGTTCACCGGAACGTTCACCGGTAGGTCGAGCAGGGGCAGAACGACCCGCCCATCCGGGCGATGACCGGGCACCACGTCCGCACAATGCACTACACGCATTCGGCTGCATCCTTTCTTTCGGTCCACGGGTCCACCGGGTCGGGGGCTGACGTCAGATCCGCGTAGAGGCTGTTGATCAGTTCCAGTCCGCGTGCGTAGCAGGCGATCGCGACCGTGTCTTGGCGATCCCGGGTGATGTGAAAGGGCATGACGCTGCACATGTGGGCGGCCTCGGCCAATCGCACCTTGAGCATCCAGTAGGGATCGCCCTGGCTCCACCCGGTGGCGGTGAGCCAGGTGCGAACGCGCTCCCGTACCCTGCGATAGAACGCCACCATCCGCGGTGAGGTGAAGGTGTAGTTGATCTCTTCACCCTGCGCCTCGACCCGCACGTGGCCATCGTGAATCAGGTCGTACATGGAGTTGACGGAGTGCCAGATCTTTCCCAGATCATACGCCACGTCGTAGCCGTCGTTTCCTCGGGGGTCGATCAGGAAGAAGCGGTAGTTGTTCCTGTCGATCAGGATGTTGTCGAAGTGCGGGTCTCCATGGGTACGCACCAGCCGGTCGGGCGTCAGGATGCGCAGCGCCCTCTGGTCGCGCGCCAGGGTGGAGACGAGGTCGTGGACGTTTTTCAGCCACACCCCGTTCACTCGCACCTTGTCGGCGGTCCACAGCGCCTGCCGCTCCGGAAGCGCGCTCGCGGTCTCCGCGAGTCTCTCCTCGATGCGGCGCAGATGGGTTCTCCACACGTAATCTACGGGCGCGGGTCTCTGGCCGCTGGGGTGGATGTCTCGCTTGAGCACGGCGAGTACCCGGCACGCCCACCTCGCCGCTTCCGCTTCGTCGAGCTCTCCAGAGAGGATGAGCCGGCGCAGCGTGGGGAGGTGGTGGTACGCGAGGTCCATCGAGACGCCGTACGGTTCGATGCGGTAGTCGACCACCTCCGGAAAGTGCCGGCTCGCCGGGTCTTCCAGGCCGCGCAGCCATCGGATTTCCTCGGTCAGCTTGCCGAGGCCGGCGCCCATCGCCTCCTTGCGGACGGTACGGCGCCCGGACGCGGCGTGCAGCCTCAGGTACGTGCGGGCGTAGGAGCCGCCGGCCAGCCTGCTCTCGACGACGGTTTCGTTCCCGTGGATGTCCCGGGAGAACACGGCGCTTCGGAGTCGGATGCGGCGTGACAGGCGGGCGAGCGCTCCATGCCAGGAGATCAGGAAGTCGCTCTCCTCGAGGGCGGCGCACAGATCCGGCCGCTCCTCTCCCGTCAGGAGGAGCGCCCCGAGGTAGCCACCGGCGTCGTTGGTTCCGAGGCCGTCCAACAGCAAGGAGGGGCGGCCTTCCTGGCCGGCCGCGGTCTTCGCCGACCTGCCGCCATCCACCGGGTCGGTCACCAGTACGGTGGCGGTGGTGAGGTTGGCGAAGGTCTGCAGGACCTCCGGCCGTATGTTGCAGGCGCAGTCGAAGATCAGGACGTTGCCGACGCCACACCGCAGCGCCTCGGCCAGTGTTCGGGAGCGCTCCTCTTCGTCCACGGGTACTGTTTGCTTCACCATCCCCGGCCACGAAGCGCATTCGCAGGCGCCTGTTTCCTTTCCTTCGGAAAGGATCGTGATTCGGCTGATGGCTCCATTCAGGACTGCCTCGCGCATGCGATCCACCACGCAGATGTGGGTGTCCGGGTGTCGCGGGCACATGGTGTTGCGCACGATGACTTCCAAGCAAGTCTCCCTTCGCCAGAACAACAGATGTGTCACGGGTGGCCCCAGCGGGCCGGGGTCATGTCGCGTACGAAATGTTCAGGAGGTCCTCACCTTCCTTTCTCCGCCGAGCGATCGAAGATAGGCGGCGACACGTTCCGAGACGCCGGGGGGTGGGGGGATTCCCAGCCGCTGCAGTCGGTGTGTATGCAGCCAGGGGCGAGCGGGCTTCAGCGGTCCCGAGGCCTCGGGCGGCGCGTTGGCGGGACGCAGCAGCGAGGACTGCAAGCCCGCCGCCTCCGCCAGCTTCACCCCCCAGGCGAATTTCGTGAGGCCTTCCTGGGTGGCCACGTGGAGGATGCCTTCGAGCTCCTCGTCGATGGCGCGGGCCAGCACCATGGCCACGTCGTATGACCATGTCGGCTGTCGCTCGAAGTGGTCGTCGAGCTCCACGGGCAAGCCTTGCTCCAGGGACCGGAGCATGGCCTCGATCCATGTTGGCTTGCGGCCCTGGACCGGTCCTCCATAGAGGACGGGAAGGCGGACCGTCAGGTGGTGGGGAACCTGGGCGGCGTGCTCCTCCCCACGCAGTTTGGTTCTTCCGTAGGTTTGCAGCGGCCGGGGCTGGCTGTCTTCGGTGTACCCATCCACCGCGGTGCCGTCGAACACGTACTCCGTGGAGATGTAGACGAGCTTCGCCCCATGCTCCGTGCAGGCCCTCGCGACATGTTCCGTGCTCTGCGCATTCAGCCGGTCCGCCATGTCGGGATCACGTTCGCACGCCAGCACGTCGGGACTCGCGATGCAGTGCACGCAGATCTCTGGCTTGTGGGTACGGAAGAACTGGTCGACCTGCCGGGTATTGGTCGCGTCGAGCCGGTGAAGAGGGGCACGGTCCGAGCTGTGAGACCAGCCAACCACGTCATTCTTCGCGCTGAGCACCGCCAACACGTGGCTCCCGAGCATGCCGCTCGCACCCGTGACAAGGATTTTTCGAGACATTTGCGTTCCAGACATCGGTGTTTGTTTCTCCTGGAGCAGGCGGGGCCGTGGATGACGCGCTCGTGCTCCACTCCGCTTGTTTTGCTGGGATGCGAGAAAGAGAAATATGAATGGGAGCTGTTGGGTCAAGCCTGACAACAGCCCGAAAAATCAAAAAGGCCGGTCCCCGTCCTGGGGAATCAGCCTCTGTCCATGCCGGCGGCCTGGCGCACTCCGAGGGAAGCTCGCAGTTGGCGGTTCCCAACCAGACGTCGGCGGTGTGGTGCATCGAGGGAATTCTTCCGATAAGCCATACAGCACCGCCAGAAGCCGTTGAGCCAGATCTGCGCTGGCTTGTGGGTGCGGACGCTCGCCCGACGAGATGAGCTCCGCCAGAACCGCCTGTCACGATGAGTTTCAATTTCGCGCAATTGGTGCGGTTCGTCAATCACCATGAACAGATGGGCGGATGTATGTCGTTTCGCACAGTGGGGCGTGTCTGGGGTACTGCTTCGCTGCGCGCGATCGGGATTGCTTTCCTGGAAAGCGAGAGAGCGCGAAACCTGTATTGAGCATGTTTGTTTATTCGCTCCACTGGTGGTCTCGGACACCGTGTCGTTGCATGCGCCCGAGGGCTGAGGCGCGCGTTTCGAGGCTCGGCTGCTCGAGGTTTGTAAAGCCAGAACGCCAGAGCCCGAGGAAAGGTGTCAAAGAATTCGAAACGCCCCGTGGAAAGGTGTCAAAGGATTCCGCGAGAAGGTGTCAAAGGACTCGAAACGTGGGACTCGAGCTGGAACGAGACTCAGCGACCGGTTGGTATGGGCACGGGGGGCGGTGCTCGCCAGCTTCATGCAGCACCTGCGCGCCAACCTCTCCAGGAAGGTGGGAAGCTGGTGGACTGGAGTGGCGGCTTCTGGGCGCGGCGTTACTCAGCGGAGCTGGTGCTCGATGATGCGGCGCTGATGGGCCGGCAGCGCTACGTGCTCGCCCATGGAGTGAAGGAGGGCCTGGTGGACAGGTGCACGGAGTGGCCGGGGCCTGCACGGCGGCTGTTCCGGTGGTTCACCTGGACGAAGCGCTGGCGCCAACGGGGACGCGGGACATGACAGCGGGGGAGGGGCGCTTCGCGCGGGAGTGGGCCGAGCCGGTGGAGTTGGAGGTCGCGCCGCATGAACTCGTATTCGGTCAGGTGGGAGAAGCCTGGGTAATAGGATTTTTTCAGCATAATAAAAAATTCCGCCAGAGCCACCAATCCTCGTGATACGGGTTGTGCCTCTTTCTCAGAAAGCGGGAAGGGCAGCATGAGAATCCGGTCGGCAATGCGGTACCTGGCCATTGGCGTGATGGCCTCGGCGACGTTGAATTGTGGTGAAGCGCAGGAGCAGCGGGAGTCGGAGCAGCTGGGGAAGACCGGGCAGCCCGTGGAGGTCATCTACCCGGCCGACATCCAGAGCGCCGCGTTGCTCGGGCAGGGCCGCAACCTGGTCACGGAGAGCAACCTGCCTGCCCAGTGCCTCAGCTCGCCCAACATCCTGAAGATTCCCCTGCAGTCCTCGAGCATCCGCCTCGACAGCGCGATGCTGCAGAACGAAGCCTCCGAGATGCTGGGCTTCAAGGTGGACGCCAAGGCGCACTTCAAGCTCCTGGACGCGAGCGCGAAGGCCAACTTCAGCCGCTCCGCGGAGAGCAAGAGCCTGTCCATCTCGCTCTATTACGTGGCGGACTACAACTTCGAGGTGGAGGAGCTCGATCAGAGCACGCTGCAGTGGAACGTGGCGCCGAGCCGCTCGGACTTCCTCCAGGTCTGCGGAGATCAATTCGCCTGGCGGAGGCAGCGGGGCGGCATGCTGATGCTGCTCTACCGCATCGACTTCGCCACCGAGAAGGACAAGCAGGATTTCGAGGCCAGCGTCAACGTGAGCGCCACGGGCGCGGGCTCCGTCAACAGCTCGGTGGAGACGCACGCCAGCAGGTTCCGCGGCAAGGCGGCGGTGCACGTCGAGGCGCTGCAGGTGGGCGGTGACGTGGCGGCGCTCAGCAGCTTCCTCGGAGGCTCGAGCTCGGGCGACGGACGCACCGCGGTGGACTGCAACATGGACAACCTCGCCGCCTGCGGCCAGCTCATGTCCAACGGCATCACCTATGCCCAGTCCTCGAGCTTCATCAACGGCATCCGCAGCAACCCGGCGGACCGCCAGTACGCCTTCGAGACGTGGAACGCGCTGCTGCCTCCCGAGTCGAAGATTCCGCTGCGCTCGGTCCCGGCCGAGGTGGCCACCGCGCGCAACTCTCTGCGGCAGAAGTTCGGCTCGCAGGTCCAGTTCCTCAACCGCGTCCTCGTGCTCAAGTCCTCCCAGTTCCCCGTCTCGGCGGACCTGCAGTCGAGGCTGTCGGGCTACGAGCTCACGGCGCAGAACAACGTCGTCTACCTCAAGGAGGCGGTGAAGACCTGCTACGACGACCTCACCAACCCGGCGGATCCGGCGCAGGTGAGCGCGTGCGTGAGCGCGGCCAGCGACTCCGCTCTGGCGGCCAAGGGGTACAACTCGTCGATGACGCTCTTCCGCCTCCAGGACATCCAGTACTCGGGCACCCTGGCGAGCACCCCGTACTTCTCCACCGACTACACCGCCGTCATCATCTGGAACACGAACAAGGCGACCACCACCCAGCTGCAGTACCGCCTCGTGAGCAACACGTCCACGCCCAACCCGTGGATCGCCACCCCGGTGGACGCGTCGCTCACGACCTCCCATACCGTGCGGTTGACGAACCTCGATCCGGTCCAGCGCTACGAGTTCCAGCTGCTGGGCTCGGACCAGGACGGCCTCAAGGGTGTCTCGGCGGTGTCCTCGTTCTCCACGCCGAAGGGGAACTACGACGTGGGCATCCTCCCGGCGGTCGCCTCCTGCCCGGGCCAGACGGCGCCCGTGGAGATCTACCTGGACAACGAGGACAACGACAACGCCAACGGCAGGGGTGGGTGGATCGGCGCCACGATCAGTGATCGCAACACGCGGTTCCGGTTCTGCCGCGTGAACGGCCTGAAGTTCCGCCCTCTCGTCACGTCGTTGCTCACCAACTACGAGTACGCGGTCCTGAAGCTCGGCTCGACGTGCCCGAATGGCTCGACGGAGTT contains:
- a CDS encoding aminoglycoside phosphotransferase family protein — encoded protein: MEVIVRNTMCPRHPDTHICVVDRMREAVLNGAISRITILSEGKETGACECASWPGMVKQTVPVDEEERSRTLAEALRCGVGNVLIFDCACNIRPEVLQTFANLTTATVLVTDPVDGGRSAKTAAGQEGRPSLLLDGLGTNDAGGYLGALLLTGEERPDLCAALEESDFLISWHGALARLSRRIRLRSAVFSRDIHGNETVVESRLAGGSYARTYLRLHAASGRRTVRKEAMGAGLGKLTEEIRWLRGLEDPASRHFPEVVDYRIEPYGVSMDLAYHHLPTLRRLILSGELDEAEAARWACRVLAVLKRDIHPSGQRPAPVDYVWRTHLRRIEERLAETASALPERQALWTADKVRVNGVWLKNVHDLVSTLARDQRALRILTPDRLVRTHGDPHFDNILIDRNNYRFFLIDPRGNDGYDVAYDLGKIWHSVNSMYDLIHDGHVRVEAQGEEINYTFTSPRMVAFYRRVRERVRTWLTATGWSQGDPYWMLKVRLAEAAHMCSVMPFHITRDRQDTVAIACYARGLELINSLYADLTSAPDPVDPWTERKDAAECV
- a CDS encoding ferritin-like domain-containing protein, which encodes MLHYRSHPSCSLHVRQQQRGRGIRLELDLEFGSQKRLNEGIERCRSLADNGSREMLETILEDTEEHIDWREAQLELMKQVGETNSLAQQLKKESCSGRFGASARTALSRSPSEAGVPVRGSRSAALRRQATEVLWLTPAAPCLTCGSPARRWHAGCR
- a CDS encoding AraC family ligand binding domain-containing protein, whose amino-acid sequence is MRVVHCADVVPGHRPDGRVVLPLLDLPVNVPVNQTAILFVEHPAHFTEGRHHHQSLHEIFYFLDAADYWVNGKLLHLQPGDLLVLEPNDVHGAMPVPHKVRLIVFHVPKVPGDKVDAPADARAAS
- a CDS encoding SDR family oxidoreductase — translated: MSRKILVTGASGMLGSHVLAVLSAKNDVVGWSHSSDRAPLHRLDATNTRQVDQFFRTHKPEICVHCIASPDVLACERDPDMADRLNAQSTEHVARACTEHGAKLVYISTEYVFDGTAVDGYTEDSQPRPLQTYGRTKLRGEEHAAQVPHHLTVRLPVLYGGPVQGRKPTWIEAMLRSLEQGLPVELDDHFERQPTWSYDVAMVLARAIDEELEGILHVATQEGLTKFAWGVKLAEAAGLQSSLLRPANAPPEASGPLKPARPWLHTHRLQRLGIPPPPGVSERVAAYLRSLGGERKVRTS